In the Euphorbia lathyris chromosome 5, ddEupLath1.1, whole genome shotgun sequence genome, one interval contains:
- the LOC136229178 gene encoding pleiotropic drug resistance protein 3-like isoform X1 translates to MAQLAGPDEIESFRIELAEIGRSIRSSFRSHVSSFRSVSSYDHRDRDEDSVVVDQVQQWSVFQEEDDVTKAPQSNNGDVNFKVGERERTKLGAQQRHMFIEKLIKHIEHDNLRLLKNLRKRINKVGVKLPTVEVRYRNLCVEAECKVVNGRPLPTLWNTAKSMVCEFANLACFKREAKITILKDVNGIIKPQRMTLLLGPPGCGKTTLLLALSGKLGDSLKVTGEISYNGYQLEEFVPQKTSAYISQNDLHIPDMTVRETIDFSAQCQGIGSRAEIMIEVSRREKQAGIVPDPDLDAYMKAVSVEGLKNNLQTDYILKILGLDICSDTMVGDAMRRGVSGGQKKRLTTGEMIVGPTKALFMDEISNGLDSSTTFQIVSCLQHFVHISDATALISLLQPAPETFDLFDDVVLMAEGKIVYHGPRSSVCKFFEDCGFRCPERKGVADFLQEVISRKDQAQYWYGTEQPYSYVSVDQFVKKFKECHLGKKLNEDFSKPFDKSESEKTALSFNKYSLPKWELFKACTRREFLLMKRNTFIYVFKTAQLTIIALIAMTVLLRTRLGVDVLHANDYMGAVFYALLLLLVDGFPELQFTVSRLAVFYKQKDMFFYPAWAYVVPASLLKLPLSLLEAFVWTALTYYVIGFSPEVGRFFRQFLMLFVVHLTSTSTFRFIASVAQTPVAATTIGSFFIITSLLFGGFIIPKPSMPGWLSWGFWISPLTYGQIGLCVNEFLAPRWEKIPSGNTTLGQQTLETRGLNYDDYFYWISVAALIGFTVLFNIGFTLALTFLKSPGRSRAIISYESYKKMQGIIDDSIDNVTHDAHYPSSTTSKNGKMVLPFQPLNITFQNLQYYVVPPPEMRKRGFAEKKLQLLSDITGAFRPGILTALMGVSGAGKTTLMDVLCGRKTGGFIEGEIKIGGFPKVQDSFARISGYCEQTDIHSPQITVEESVAYSAWLRLPSDIDSKTKNEFINEVLETIELYGIKDSLVGLPGISGLSTEQRKRLTIAVELVANPSIIFMDEPTTGLDARAAAIVIRAVKNVVETGRTVVCTIHQPSIDIFEAFDELILLKNGGRIIYSGPLGQNSNKVIEYFEDIDGVAKIKDNYNPATWMLEVTNLSAEAELGVDFAKIYEESSLYRNNKDLVKQLSIPTPGSKELHFPSRFSRNSWEQFKACLWKHHLSYWRSPSYNLTRIVYMIFASILFGALFWQQAKKINNQQDLFIILGSMYTAVIFFGINNCSTVLPYVATERIVFYRERFAGMYSPWAYSFAQVLVEVPYLFVVALIYIVIAYPMVGYSMSAYKIFWAFYAMFCTLLCYNYMGMLLVSLTPNVQVASILASTSYAILILFSGFVVPKPRIPNWWIWLYYICPTSWVLNGLLTSQFGDVKEEISVFGETKSVSNFLEDYYGYDHDFLGVVGVVLIIFPFVLASLFAFCIGKLKFLKR, encoded by the exons aTGGCTCAGCTAGCAGGGCCAGATGAGATAGAATCATTCAGGATAGAGTTAGCAGAGATAGGAAGAAGCATAAGATCATCATTCCGAAGCCACGTGTCGAGTTTTCGGAGTGTTTCGTCTTATGATCATAGAGATAGAGATGAAGATTCAGTTGTTGTTGATCAGGTTCAACAATGGTCAGTGTTTCaggaagaagatgatgttaCTAAAGCTCCTCAAAGTAATAATGGAGATGTTAATTTTAAAgttggagaaagagaaagaaccAAACTTGGAGCTCAACAAAGGCATATGTTCATTGAGAAACTTATCAAACATATTGAGCATGATAATCTTAGATTGCTCAAAAACCTCAGAAAAAGAATCAACAA AGTTGGTGTGAAGTTGCCCACTGTGGAAGTGAGATACAGAAATCTTTGTGTTGAAGCAGAGTGCAAGGTTGTTAATGGAAGGCCTCTCCCCACTCTTTGGAACACAGCTAAGAGTATGGTTTGT GAGTTTGCCAATCTGGCATGTTTCAAACGTGAAGCAAAGATTACCATCCTCAAAGATGTCAATGGCATCATTAAACCACAAAG GATGACTCTACTGCTTGGACCTCCAGGCTGTGGCAAAACCACATTGCTGTTAGCCCTCTCTGGGAAATTGGGTGACTCTCTTAAG GTTACTGGTGAAATATCTTACAACGGATACCAATTAGAAGAGTTTGTTCCTCAAAAAACTTCAGCTTATATAAGCCAAAATGATCTCCATATTCCAGATATGACTGTCAGGGAAACAATTGATTTTTCTGCTCAATGTCAGGGCATTGGAAGCAGAGCTG AGATCATGATTGAAGTCAGTAGAAGGGAAAAGCAGGCAGGGATAGTCCCAGATCCTGATCTGGATGCTTATATGAAG GCAGTCTCAGTTGAAGGACTGAAAAATAACCTTCAGACAGACTACATTTTGAAG ATTCTGGGACTCGACATCTGCTCTGACACAATGGTCGGAGATGCCATGAGAAGAGGTGTCTCCGGTGGTCAGAAGAAAAGGTTAACTACCGGAGAGATGATTGTTGGACCAACTAAAGCATTATTCATGGATGAAATATCAAATGGCTTAGACAGTTCTACCACTTTCCAGATTGTATCTTGCCTGCAGCATTTTGTGCACATCAGCGATGCTACTGCATTGATTTCACTTCTTCAGCCGGCACCTGAGACCTTTGATCTCTTCGATGATGTTGTTCTTATGGCAGAAGGGAAGATTGTGTATCATGGCCCACGCTCTAGTGTCTGCAAATTCTTTGAGGATTGTGGTTTCAGGTGTCCTGAAAGAAAAGGTGTTGCTGACTTCCTTCAAGAG GTTATATCAAGAAAAGATCAAGCACAGTACTGGTACGGCACAGAACAACCATACAGTTATGTTTCTGTTGACCAATTTGTCAAGAAATTCAAAGAATGTCATCTAGGAAAAAAGCTGAATGAAGATTTCTCAAAGCCATTTGATAAATCTGAAAGCGAAAAGACTGCTTTATCCTTCAACAAATACTCTCTGCCGAAATGGGAACTGTTTAAAGCTTGCACTAGAAGGGAGTTTCTCTTAATGAAGAGGAATACCTTCATCTATGTTTTCAAAACTGCACAG TTAACGATCATTGCTTTGATAGCAATGACTGTATTGCTGCGAACTAGATTGGGTGTGGATGTGCTCCATGCAAATGATTATATGGGTGCTGTCTTTTATGCACTTCTTCTGTTGCTCGTCGATGGATTCCCAGAATTGCAGTTTACAGTCTCGAGACTTGCAGTTTTCTACAAACAGAAAGACATGTTCTTTTACCCTGCTTGGGCTTACGTGGTTCCTGCTTCTCTTCTTAAACTTCCACTTTCTCTCTTGGAAGCTTTTGTCTGGACTGCTCTTACTTACTATGTTATTGGTTTCAGCCCTGAGGTTGGAAG GTTCTTTCGCCAGTTTCTTATGCTCTTTGTGGTACATCTAACATCAACATCCACATTTCGCTTCATTGCATCAGTCGCCCAAACTCCAGTTGCTGCTACAACAATTGGCAGTTTCTTTATAATCACTTCTTTATTATTTGGGGGTTTTATCATCCCAAAAC CCTCCATGCCTGGTTGGTTGAGTTGGGGATTTTGGATTTCACCCCTTACATATGGGCAGATAGGATTGTGCGTGAACGAGTTTCTTGCTCCTCGTTGGGAAAAG ATTCCGTCTGGTAACACAACCTTAGGACAACAAACGCTAGAAACCCGAGGATTAAACTATGATGACTACTTTTACTGGATATCTGTTGCTGCTCTCATTGGCTTCACTGTTCTTTTCAACATTGGTTTTACTTTGGCATTAACCTTCTTGAAAT CTCCTGGAAGATCTCGTGCTATTATTTCTTATGAAAGCTACAAGAAAATGCAAGGAATAATTGATGATAGCATTGACAATGTCACCCATGATGCTCATTATCCATCATCCACAACATCTAAAAATG GGAAGATGGTTTTACCTTTTCAGCCCCTCAATATAACATTTCAGAATCTACAATATTACGTCGTCCCACCTCCG GAAATGAGAAAAAGAGGTTTTGCAGAGAAGAAGCTGCAGCTGCTTTCTGACATTACAGGGGCATTCAGACCTGGTATCCTCACAGCTTTGATGGGTGTTAGTGGAGCTGGAAAAACAACTCTTATGGATGTTCTTTGTGGTAGAAAAACTGGTGGTTTTATTGAAGGAGAGATTAAAATTGGTGGGTTTCCAAAGGTTCAGGATTCATTTGCTAGAATTTCAGGTTATTGTGAGCAAACTGATATACATTCTCCACAAATTACTGTGGAAGAATCTGTGGCATATTCGGCCTGGTTGCGACTGCCATCTGATATAGATTCAAAGACTAAAAAT GAATTTATCAATGAAGTCCTTGAAACAATTGAACTTTATGGAATCAAAGATTCTCTAGTGGGTTTGCCAGGAATCAGTGGCTTATCAACCGAGCAGCGAAAACGTTTGACTATAGCAGTGGAGCTTGTAGCAAATCCATCTATCATTTTCATGGATGAACCCACCACAGGTTTAGATGCAAGAGCAGCTGCAATTGTAATAAGAGCAGTGAAGAATGTAGTTGAAACAGGAAGAACAGTTGTTTGCACAATTCACCAGCCAAGTATTGATATCTTTGAGGCCTTTGATGAG ttgattttattgaaaaatgGAGGACGTATTATCTATTCCGGGCCACTGGGCCAAAACTCCAACAAGGTTATTGAGTACTTTGAG gatatTGATGGGGTGGCTAAGATTAAGGACAACTATAATCCGGCAACATGGATGCTAGAGGTCACTAATTTATCTGCAGAGGCTGAACTTGGAGTAGATTTTGCGAAAATTTATGAAGAATCGAGCTTATATAG GAACAACAAAGATTTGGTAAAGCAACTGAGCATACCAACTCCAGGTTCAAAGGAATTGCATTTTCCTAGCCGTTTTTCAAGAAACAGTTGGGAGCAATTCAAAGCCTGCTTGTGGAAACATCATCTCTCATATTGGAGAAGTCCATCTTATAATTTGACTCGTATTGTTTATATGATTTTCGCATCCATTCTGTTTGGCGCACTCTTCTGGCagcaagcaaagaaaat AAACAACCAGCAAGACCTGTTCATTATACTTGGTTCAATGTATACTGCTGTAATCTTCTTTGGGATAAACAATTGTTCCACAGTTTTACCCTATGTTGCTACAGAACGAATTGTTTTCTACCGTGAAAGATTTGCAGGAATGTATTCTCCATGGGCATATTCGTTTGCTCAG gtGCTAGTGGAGGTACCGTACTTGTTCGTAGTAGCTTTGATTTATATAGTAATTGCATATCCAATGGTTGGTTATTCAATGTCTGCCTACAAAATATTCTGGGCTTTCTATGCCATGTTCTGTACATTGTTGTGTTACAACTACATGGGGATGTTGCTGGTCTCATTAACACCAAATGTTCAAGTGGCTTCCATTTTAGCATCCACTTCCTACGCAATTCTTATATTGTTCTCTGGGTTTGTTGTGCCGAAACCG AGGATTCCAAATTGGTGGATATGGCTATACTACATTTGTCCCACATCTTGGGTACTAAATGGTCTTCTGACCTCTCAATTTGGAGATGTGAAAGAAGAAATATCAGTTTTTGGAGAGACCAAATCTGTTTCCAACTTCTTGGAAGATTACTATGGCTATGACCATGACTTTTTAGGGGTTGTTGGTGTTGTTCTTATCATCTTCCCTTTTGTCTTAGCTTCTCTCTTTGCATTTTGTATAGGAAAACTCAAATTTCTCAAAAGGTAG
- the LOC136229178 gene encoding pleiotropic drug resistance protein 3-like isoform X2, translating into MEGLSPLFGTQLREFANLACFKREAKITILKDVNGIIKPQRMTLLLGPPGCGKTTLLLALSGKLGDSLKVTGEISYNGYQLEEFVPQKTSAYISQNDLHIPDMTVRETIDFSAQCQGIGSRAEIMIEVSRREKQAGIVPDPDLDAYMKAVSVEGLKNNLQTDYILKILGLDICSDTMVGDAMRRGVSGGQKKRLTTGEMIVGPTKALFMDEISNGLDSSTTFQIVSCLQHFVHISDATALISLLQPAPETFDLFDDVVLMAEGKIVYHGPRSSVCKFFEDCGFRCPERKGVADFLQEVISRKDQAQYWYGTEQPYSYVSVDQFVKKFKECHLGKKLNEDFSKPFDKSESEKTALSFNKYSLPKWELFKACTRREFLLMKRNTFIYVFKTAQLTIIALIAMTVLLRTRLGVDVLHANDYMGAVFYALLLLLVDGFPELQFTVSRLAVFYKQKDMFFYPAWAYVVPASLLKLPLSLLEAFVWTALTYYVIGFSPEVGRFFRQFLMLFVVHLTSTSTFRFIASVAQTPVAATTIGSFFIITSLLFGGFIIPKPSMPGWLSWGFWISPLTYGQIGLCVNEFLAPRWEKIPSGNTTLGQQTLETRGLNYDDYFYWISVAALIGFTVLFNIGFTLALTFLKSPGRSRAIISYESYKKMQGIIDDSIDNVTHDAHYPSSTTSKNGKMVLPFQPLNITFQNLQYYVVPPPEMRKRGFAEKKLQLLSDITGAFRPGILTALMGVSGAGKTTLMDVLCGRKTGGFIEGEIKIGGFPKVQDSFARISGYCEQTDIHSPQITVEESVAYSAWLRLPSDIDSKTKNEFINEVLETIELYGIKDSLVGLPGISGLSTEQRKRLTIAVELVANPSIIFMDEPTTGLDARAAAIVIRAVKNVVETGRTVVCTIHQPSIDIFEAFDELILLKNGGRIIYSGPLGQNSNKVIEYFEDIDGVAKIKDNYNPATWMLEVTNLSAEAELGVDFAKIYEESSLYRNNKDLVKQLSIPTPGSKELHFPSRFSRNSWEQFKACLWKHHLSYWRSPSYNLTRIVYMIFASILFGALFWQQAKKINNQQDLFIILGSMYTAVIFFGINNCSTVLPYVATERIVFYRERFAGMYSPWAYSFAQVLVEVPYLFVVALIYIVIAYPMVGYSMSAYKIFWAFYAMFCTLLCYNYMGMLLVSLTPNVQVASILASTSYAILILFSGFVVPKPRIPNWWIWLYYICPTSWVLNGLLTSQFGDVKEEISVFGETKSVSNFLEDYYGYDHDFLGVVGVVLIIFPFVLASLFAFCIGKLKFLKR; encoded by the exons ATGGAAGGCCTCTCCCCACTCTTTGGAACACAGCTAAGA GAGTTTGCCAATCTGGCATGTTTCAAACGTGAAGCAAAGATTACCATCCTCAAAGATGTCAATGGCATCATTAAACCACAAAG GATGACTCTACTGCTTGGACCTCCAGGCTGTGGCAAAACCACATTGCTGTTAGCCCTCTCTGGGAAATTGGGTGACTCTCTTAAG GTTACTGGTGAAATATCTTACAACGGATACCAATTAGAAGAGTTTGTTCCTCAAAAAACTTCAGCTTATATAAGCCAAAATGATCTCCATATTCCAGATATGACTGTCAGGGAAACAATTGATTTTTCTGCTCAATGTCAGGGCATTGGAAGCAGAGCTG AGATCATGATTGAAGTCAGTAGAAGGGAAAAGCAGGCAGGGATAGTCCCAGATCCTGATCTGGATGCTTATATGAAG GCAGTCTCAGTTGAAGGACTGAAAAATAACCTTCAGACAGACTACATTTTGAAG ATTCTGGGACTCGACATCTGCTCTGACACAATGGTCGGAGATGCCATGAGAAGAGGTGTCTCCGGTGGTCAGAAGAAAAGGTTAACTACCGGAGAGATGATTGTTGGACCAACTAAAGCATTATTCATGGATGAAATATCAAATGGCTTAGACAGTTCTACCACTTTCCAGATTGTATCTTGCCTGCAGCATTTTGTGCACATCAGCGATGCTACTGCATTGATTTCACTTCTTCAGCCGGCACCTGAGACCTTTGATCTCTTCGATGATGTTGTTCTTATGGCAGAAGGGAAGATTGTGTATCATGGCCCACGCTCTAGTGTCTGCAAATTCTTTGAGGATTGTGGTTTCAGGTGTCCTGAAAGAAAAGGTGTTGCTGACTTCCTTCAAGAG GTTATATCAAGAAAAGATCAAGCACAGTACTGGTACGGCACAGAACAACCATACAGTTATGTTTCTGTTGACCAATTTGTCAAGAAATTCAAAGAATGTCATCTAGGAAAAAAGCTGAATGAAGATTTCTCAAAGCCATTTGATAAATCTGAAAGCGAAAAGACTGCTTTATCCTTCAACAAATACTCTCTGCCGAAATGGGAACTGTTTAAAGCTTGCACTAGAAGGGAGTTTCTCTTAATGAAGAGGAATACCTTCATCTATGTTTTCAAAACTGCACAG TTAACGATCATTGCTTTGATAGCAATGACTGTATTGCTGCGAACTAGATTGGGTGTGGATGTGCTCCATGCAAATGATTATATGGGTGCTGTCTTTTATGCACTTCTTCTGTTGCTCGTCGATGGATTCCCAGAATTGCAGTTTACAGTCTCGAGACTTGCAGTTTTCTACAAACAGAAAGACATGTTCTTTTACCCTGCTTGGGCTTACGTGGTTCCTGCTTCTCTTCTTAAACTTCCACTTTCTCTCTTGGAAGCTTTTGTCTGGACTGCTCTTACTTACTATGTTATTGGTTTCAGCCCTGAGGTTGGAAG GTTCTTTCGCCAGTTTCTTATGCTCTTTGTGGTACATCTAACATCAACATCCACATTTCGCTTCATTGCATCAGTCGCCCAAACTCCAGTTGCTGCTACAACAATTGGCAGTTTCTTTATAATCACTTCTTTATTATTTGGGGGTTTTATCATCCCAAAAC CCTCCATGCCTGGTTGGTTGAGTTGGGGATTTTGGATTTCACCCCTTACATATGGGCAGATAGGATTGTGCGTGAACGAGTTTCTTGCTCCTCGTTGGGAAAAG ATTCCGTCTGGTAACACAACCTTAGGACAACAAACGCTAGAAACCCGAGGATTAAACTATGATGACTACTTTTACTGGATATCTGTTGCTGCTCTCATTGGCTTCACTGTTCTTTTCAACATTGGTTTTACTTTGGCATTAACCTTCTTGAAAT CTCCTGGAAGATCTCGTGCTATTATTTCTTATGAAAGCTACAAGAAAATGCAAGGAATAATTGATGATAGCATTGACAATGTCACCCATGATGCTCATTATCCATCATCCACAACATCTAAAAATG GGAAGATGGTTTTACCTTTTCAGCCCCTCAATATAACATTTCAGAATCTACAATATTACGTCGTCCCACCTCCG GAAATGAGAAAAAGAGGTTTTGCAGAGAAGAAGCTGCAGCTGCTTTCTGACATTACAGGGGCATTCAGACCTGGTATCCTCACAGCTTTGATGGGTGTTAGTGGAGCTGGAAAAACAACTCTTATGGATGTTCTTTGTGGTAGAAAAACTGGTGGTTTTATTGAAGGAGAGATTAAAATTGGTGGGTTTCCAAAGGTTCAGGATTCATTTGCTAGAATTTCAGGTTATTGTGAGCAAACTGATATACATTCTCCACAAATTACTGTGGAAGAATCTGTGGCATATTCGGCCTGGTTGCGACTGCCATCTGATATAGATTCAAAGACTAAAAAT GAATTTATCAATGAAGTCCTTGAAACAATTGAACTTTATGGAATCAAAGATTCTCTAGTGGGTTTGCCAGGAATCAGTGGCTTATCAACCGAGCAGCGAAAACGTTTGACTATAGCAGTGGAGCTTGTAGCAAATCCATCTATCATTTTCATGGATGAACCCACCACAGGTTTAGATGCAAGAGCAGCTGCAATTGTAATAAGAGCAGTGAAGAATGTAGTTGAAACAGGAAGAACAGTTGTTTGCACAATTCACCAGCCAAGTATTGATATCTTTGAGGCCTTTGATGAG ttgattttattgaaaaatgGAGGACGTATTATCTATTCCGGGCCACTGGGCCAAAACTCCAACAAGGTTATTGAGTACTTTGAG gatatTGATGGGGTGGCTAAGATTAAGGACAACTATAATCCGGCAACATGGATGCTAGAGGTCACTAATTTATCTGCAGAGGCTGAACTTGGAGTAGATTTTGCGAAAATTTATGAAGAATCGAGCTTATATAG GAACAACAAAGATTTGGTAAAGCAACTGAGCATACCAACTCCAGGTTCAAAGGAATTGCATTTTCCTAGCCGTTTTTCAAGAAACAGTTGGGAGCAATTCAAAGCCTGCTTGTGGAAACATCATCTCTCATATTGGAGAAGTCCATCTTATAATTTGACTCGTATTGTTTATATGATTTTCGCATCCATTCTGTTTGGCGCACTCTTCTGGCagcaagcaaagaaaat AAACAACCAGCAAGACCTGTTCATTATACTTGGTTCAATGTATACTGCTGTAATCTTCTTTGGGATAAACAATTGTTCCACAGTTTTACCCTATGTTGCTACAGAACGAATTGTTTTCTACCGTGAAAGATTTGCAGGAATGTATTCTCCATGGGCATATTCGTTTGCTCAG gtGCTAGTGGAGGTACCGTACTTGTTCGTAGTAGCTTTGATTTATATAGTAATTGCATATCCAATGGTTGGTTATTCAATGTCTGCCTACAAAATATTCTGGGCTTTCTATGCCATGTTCTGTACATTGTTGTGTTACAACTACATGGGGATGTTGCTGGTCTCATTAACACCAAATGTTCAAGTGGCTTCCATTTTAGCATCCACTTCCTACGCAATTCTTATATTGTTCTCTGGGTTTGTTGTGCCGAAACCG AGGATTCCAAATTGGTGGATATGGCTATACTACATTTGTCCCACATCTTGGGTACTAAATGGTCTTCTGACCTCTCAATTTGGAGATGTGAAAGAAGAAATATCAGTTTTTGGAGAGACCAAATCTGTTTCCAACTTCTTGGAAGATTACTATGGCTATGACCATGACTTTTTAGGGGTTGTTGGTGTTGTTCTTATCATCTTCCCTTTTGTCTTAGCTTCTCTCTTTGCATTTTGTATAGGAAAACTCAAATTTCTCAAAAGGTAG